The Clostridium sp. AWRP genome has a window encoding:
- a CDS encoding helix-turn-helix transcriptional regulator, with translation MNVGENIKKFRTKKGLTQKELAQSINVTTTTIQNYENNRRNPTIKVLSNIALSLDVQLSDLICYEKLCLQDLLNTDNTIQENLKDSGKTSIISIPNGKEALKEFSDSLEILLNNMPKTLNKSSLLENTNEKGNIEMLNYFFKDMPVMPKKDTLNELNKLIKFLNLLYKYDIKLFIDFFSSIDYLMDIFKSLIDFIENQHTTNLENYKDSIKDKLSVYPQNNISKENFKTLKERIDLDIMYSQDLALKKACPELYKILSK, from the coding sequence GTGAATGTTGGTGAAAATATAAAAAAATTTAGGACTAAAAAAGGATTAACACAAAAAGAGTTAGCTCAAAGCATAAATGTCACTACCACTACTATACAAAATTATGAAAATAACCGTAGAAACCCTACCATAAAAGTATTAAGCAACATAGCACTAAGTTTAGATGTACAGTTAAGCGATCTAATTTGTTATGAAAAATTATGTTTGCAAGATTTGCTAAATACAGATAATACAATACAAGAAAATTTAAAAGATAGTGGAAAAACATCAATTATCTCAATACCAAATGGAAAAGAAGCATTAAAAGAGTTTTCAGATTCACTTGAGATTCTTCTTAATAACATGCCTAAAACACTTAATAAAAGTTCACTATTAGAAAATACTAACGAAAAAGGAAACATCGAAATGCTTAATTACTTTTTTAAAGATATGCCTGTAATGCCAAAAAAAGATACTTTAAATGAATTAAACAAATTAATTAAATTTTTAAATTTGCTCTACAAATATGATATTAAACTTTTTATAGACTTTTTTTCTTCTATTGACTATTTAATGGATATCTTTAAATCGTTAATAGATTTTATAGAAAATCAACATACTACCAACTTAGAAAACTATAAAGATAGTATTAAAGATAAATTGAGCGTTTACCCTCAAAATAACATCTCTAAAGAAAATTTTAAAACTTTAAAGGAAAGAATTGATCTGGACATAATGTATTCTCAAGACTTAGCTCTAAAAAAAGCTTGTCCTGAATTATATAAAATTTTATCAAAATAA
- a CDS encoding site-specific integrase, whose translation MATKTNCVRNGKKYYRLRVDLGRDSDGKRIRKTFYGKSKKEAEDKLEEYKNGLNSGLSNDYDKLTVGNVCKLWLFEKIKNTVKPSTFERYEGIYRLYIKPSPLYPIKLKDIKGLDIQRYYNNLIAIGKSTNVVKNLNKLLKSFFNYCIAEGYMIRNYCMGKSITLPEDNSVREEETVNDITIFTLDEQSQFIKAIEHNRLKALFLLALGTGLREGELLGLKWSDIDFINSTVSVKRSLKSVYLFDGAKKHYELIEQSPKTKNSIRTVPIPENLIPVLKKRELEQKEEKLKAGSAYTENNYIFSTPLGTPTGPENLRKMYSKILSKNNIPHKKFHSLRHTYATRLFEKGVPIKTVQTLLGHSDISTTANIYTHVMPEQKIEAVDKINSLFNIE comes from the coding sequence ATGGCCACTAAAACTAACTGTGTTAGGAATGGTAAAAAATATTACAGACTTCGTGTTGATTTAGGTCGAGATTCTGATGGAAAACGAATCAGGAAAACATTTTACGGTAAATCTAAAAAAGAGGCAGAAGATAAACTGGAAGAATATAAGAATGGCTTAAATAGCGGACTTTCCAATGATTACGATAAACTTACCGTAGGTAATGTATGTAAATTATGGCTATTTGAAAAAATTAAAAATACAGTTAAGCCTTCTACCTTTGAACGATATGAAGGTATTTATAGACTTTATATAAAACCTTCACCATTGTATCCTATAAAATTAAAAGATATCAAAGGACTTGATATACAGCGATATTATAATAATTTAATAGCTATTGGCAAAAGTACCAATGTAGTCAAAAATTTAAATAAGCTGCTTAAATCATTTTTTAATTATTGTATTGCTGAAGGATACATGATAAGAAATTATTGTATGGGAAAATCAATAACCCTTCCTGAAGATAATTCAGTACGTGAAGAAGAAACAGTGAATGACATAACTATATTTACACTAGATGAGCAAAGTCAATTTATAAAAGCTATCGAACATAATAGATTAAAAGCATTATTTCTTTTAGCTCTTGGTACTGGATTAAGAGAAGGTGAACTATTGGGACTTAAATGGAGTGATATAGATTTTATAAATAGCACTGTATCAGTAAAACGTTCTTTAAAAAGTGTATATCTATTTGATGGTGCCAAAAAACATTATGAACTAATAGAGCAATCACCTAAAACTAAAAATTCTATTAGAACTGTTCCAATACCTGAAAATTTAATTCCAGTATTAAAAAAACGTGAATTAGAACAGAAAGAGGAAAAACTTAAAGCAGGATCTGCTTATACTGAAAATAACTATATCTTTTCTACTCCACTTGGAACACCAACTGGTCCTGAAAATCTTAGAAAAATGTATAGTAAAATATTAAGCAAAAATAATATACCTCACAAAAAATTTCACAGCTTAAGGCATACATATGCCACTCGGTTATTTGAAAAGGGTGTTCCAATAAAAACAGTTCAAACGCTTCTGGGCCACAGTGATATTTCTACCACAGCAAATATTTATACTCATGTCATGCCTGAGCAAAAAATTGAAGCAGTTGATAAAATAAATAGTCTTTTTAATATCGAATAA
- a CDS encoding metallophosphoesterase gives MQIGVISDTHRYKQVVKKVIQVLNHMDLIIHLGDNVEDVKEIEKFYHGNIINVRGNCDFTLDVPPERIEIIEGKKFLITHGHRYDVKYDLSRLRYRALEEEADIVLFGHTHVSEIAYEDGIYFVNPGSPSLPRNGLKSAAIISINDKIIRPDIIEL, from the coding sequence TTGCAAATAGGAGTAATAAGTGATACACATAGATATAAGCAAGTGGTAAAAAAAGTTATACAGGTATTAAATCATATGGATTTGATTATTCATCTTGGAGACAATGTAGAGGATGTAAAAGAAATAGAGAAATTTTATCATGGTAACATTATAAACGTAAGAGGAAATTGTGACTTTACTCTAGATGTCCCTCCTGAAAGGATAGAAATCATAGAAGGTAAAAAATTTTTAATAACTCATGGGCATAGGTATGATGTTAAATACGATTTGTCTAGGTTAAGATATAGGGCTTTAGAGGAAGAGGCAGATATAGTCCTATTTGGGCATACTCATGTATCTGAAATAGCCTATGAGGATGGTATATACTTTGTTAATCCAGGAAGCCCGTCTTTGCCTAGAAATGGGCTGAAAAGCGCTGCTATCATAAGCATAAATGATAAAATTATAAGGCCAGATATCATAGAATTATAA
- a CDS encoding XTP/dITP diphosphatase, with the protein MKKLVVASNNYNKIREIKQILSKYPIEVLSMKDMNLNVDILEDGETFSENAYKKASTIYHMLQDKCMVLADDSGLMVKGLNGAPGVYSARFAGEHGNDKKNNEKLLNLLEGMKLQDREAKFVCALVLIVDSERTFRVEGEVKGMICDEERGNNKFGYDPLFYVPEYQKTFGELPYEIKNSISHRANALKKLEEQMRDIMEEV; encoded by the coding sequence ATGAAGAAACTAGTAGTGGCAAGCAATAATTATAATAAGATAAGAGAAATTAAACAAATACTCTCTAAATATCCTATAGAAGTTTTGTCTATGAAGGACATGAATTTAAATGTGGATATCTTAGAGGATGGAGAAACATTTTCAGAAAATGCCTATAAGAAAGCCAGTACTATATACCATATGCTGCAGGATAAGTGTATGGTTCTTGCAGATGATTCAGGATTAATGGTTAAAGGACTAAATGGGGCGCCAGGAGTGTACTCTGCAAGGTTTGCAGGGGAACATGGAAATGACAAAAAAAACAACGAAAAGCTGTTAAACCTTTTAGAAGGCATGAAATTGCAAGATAGAGAAGCAAAGTTTGTATGTGCACTAGTACTTATAGTTGATTCAGAAAGGACATTTAGAGTTGAAGGCGAAGTAAAGGGTATGATATGTGATGAAGAGAGAGGAAATAATAAATTTGGCTATGATCCGCTGTTTTATGTGCCCGAATATCAAAAAACCTTTGGAGAGCTGCCCTATGAAATAAAAAACTCTATAAGCCATAGGGCTAATGCGCTTAAAAAATTGGAGGAGCAAATGAGGGACATTATGGAGGAGGTTTAG
- the rph gene encoding ribonuclease PH, with protein MRIDGRKYDQIRPIKITRDYTKYAEGSVLIETGDTKVICTASIEDRVPPFLKGKGEGWITCEYNMLPRATQVRKIRDITKGKIDGRTMEIQRIIGRALRSVVDLKAMGEKTIWIDCDVIQADGGTRTASISGAFVALVDAVNKLHKRTPFTVYPIRDFVSAISVGIVNNVRMLDLCYLEDSRAQVDMNIVMTDSGEFVEIQGTGEQSPFTREDLQEFLRLGEKGINNMIRAQKESLKMDSLWIGTGGK; from the coding sequence ATGAGAATTGATGGTAGAAAATATGATCAAATTAGACCTATAAAAATAACAAGAGATTATACAAAATATGCAGAAGGATCAGTACTTATAGAAACAGGAGATACAAAGGTAATATGTACTGCTTCTATAGAAGATAGAGTACCTCCTTTCCTAAAAGGAAAAGGAGAAGGATGGATTACATGTGAATACAATATGCTGCCTAGGGCTACTCAAGTTAGAAAAATTAGAGATATAACCAAAGGAAAAATTGATGGAAGGACAATGGAAATACAAAGAATAATAGGAAGAGCACTTAGGTCTGTAGTGGACTTGAAAGCTATGGGAGAAAAAACTATATGGATTGACTGTGATGTAATTCAAGCAGATGGAGGAACTAGAACTGCTTCTATATCAGGAGCTTTTGTAGCACTAGTAGATGCTGTAAATAAACTTCATAAACGTACCCCTTTTACAGTTTATCCTATAAGAGACTTTGTCAGTGCTATAAGTGTGGGAATAGTAAATAATGTGAGAATGCTTGATTTATGTTATTTAGAAGATTCAAGAGCTCAAGTAGATATGAACATAGTAATGACGGATTCAGGAGAGTTTGTTGAAATACAGGGTACTGGAGAACAAAGCCCATTTACAAGAGAGGACTTGCAAGAATTTTTACGTTTAGGTGAAAAAGGAATAAACAATATGATTCGTGCACAAAAAGAGAGTTTAAAAATGGATTCTCTATGGATAGGTACAGGAGGAAAGTAA